Proteins found in one Lutimonas zeaxanthinifaciens genomic segment:
- a CDS encoding MBL fold metallo-hydrolase, whose amino-acid sequence MISSVLILILGFGLPFGYFYFKKNPQFGGKITSSEKRRLRASKNWKGGKFLNLQKTTMELKISGIPGLIKESSRAKKTQNPKSNLKILPFIKKDFQKDGVPKFVWYGHSVLLLQIHNRNLLIDPMFGPDASPVGPIRTKRFSRSSLEIIDMLPDLDAILLTHDHYDHLDFQSIRKLKQKVGRFLVPLGVSRHLENWGIDKNSIQEFDWWDNAGIFDLELTFTPSRHFSGRGLADRAKSLWGGWVIKNQEFAVYWSGDGGYGDHFKEIGEKLGPFDWGFMECGQYNHRWHQIHMYPEEAVQAALDSRVQKAIPVHWGGFSLALHHWKDPIERFVKAASQNKIEFYTPQIGAIVNGNETTYEPWWEALD is encoded by the coding sequence ATGATATCATCGGTATTGATCCTGATACTGGGTTTTGGATTACCCTTTGGATATTTTTATTTTAAAAAGAATCCTCAGTTTGGAGGTAAAATTACCTCAAGCGAAAAGAGACGTTTAAGGGCTTCAAAAAACTGGAAAGGTGGTAAGTTTTTAAATCTTCAGAAGACGACCATGGAACTGAAAATCAGCGGTATTCCTGGTCTGATCAAAGAGAGTAGCAGGGCTAAGAAGACTCAAAACCCAAAGTCAAATTTAAAGATACTTCCATTTATTAAAAAGGATTTTCAAAAGGATGGTGTACCGAAGTTTGTCTGGTACGGGCACTCGGTACTGCTTTTGCAGATTCATAACAGAAATTTACTTATCGATCCAATGTTTGGGCCGGATGCTTCTCCGGTTGGCCCCATCAGGACAAAAAGATTTTCAAGATCCAGCCTGGAAATAATTGATATGCTTCCGGATTTGGATGCCATTTTATTGACCCATGATCATTATGATCATCTTGATTTTCAGAGTATTCGGAAGCTGAAGCAAAAAGTTGGTCGGTTTCTGGTTCCATTGGGTGTTAGCAGGCATTTGGAAAACTGGGGGATAGACAAAAATTCGATTCAAGAGTTTGATTGGTGGGACAATGCAGGAATATTTGATTTAGAACTCACATTTACACCCTCACGACATTTTTCGGGAAGAGGTCTTGCCGACCGTGCGAAATCCCTTTGGGGAGGATGGGTCATTAAAAACCAAGAATTTGCCGTTTATTGGAGTGGAGATGGGGGATATGGTGATCATTTTAAAGAAATAGGAGAAAAGCTGGGCCCTTTTGATTGGGGCTTTATGGAATGTGGGCAGTACAACCACAGATGGCATCAGATCCATATGTATCCTGAAGAAGCTGTTCAGGCAGCCCTGGATTCAAGGGTTCAGAAGGCGATTCCGGTGCATTGGGGCGGGTTTAGTTTAGCTTTGCACCATTGGAAAGATCCAATAGAAAGATTTGTAAAAGCTGCAAGTCAAAATAAAATAGAATTTTATACCCCTCAGATCGGTGCCATTGTAAATGGCAATGAAACTACTTACGAGCCCTGGTGGGAAGCCTTGGATTAG
- a CDS encoding AAA family ATPase yields MMYRSVKTLGELKKQGYKTRGIKEELRENLIDNIKQGKPSFTGIHGYDETVIPQLERAILSQHNINLLGLRGQAKTRLARLMVQLLDEYIPVIKGSEINDDPLKPISRFGDQLIAEMGDETPIDWIHRDQRFYEKLATPDVTISDLIGDIDPIKAANLRLSYADERVIHFGMIPRANRSIFVINELPDLQSRIQVALFNILEEGDIQIRGFQVRLPLDLQFVFTANPEDYTNRGSIVTPLKDRIGSQILTHYPDSIAIAKEITSQEARLQDNRICKIHIPDLARDLVEQIGFEARKSEYVDSKSGVSARMSITAYENLLSTAEHRCIASSSDETSIRFVDVMGMIPSIIGKVELVYEGEQEGAAFVAERLIGSAAKSIFDNYFPAIKKLKREDEKDPYEAVLQWFFEQSSFELMDDGSEEEYSNALNGITPLDTLIETYMPKAEDEDKLFIKEFILWALVEYKKLNKKRIQKGFEFKDSYGAYLSNL; encoded by the coding sequence ATAATGTACAGATCAGTTAAAACTTTAGGTGAGCTGAAAAAGCAAGGCTATAAAACCAGGGGCATTAAAGAGGAACTTCGGGAGAATCTTATTGATAATATAAAACAGGGAAAACCTTCTTTTACAGGTATCCATGGTTATGATGAAACCGTAATCCCTCAGTTGGAAAGAGCCATTCTTTCTCAACATAATATAAATCTGCTTGGGCTTCGAGGTCAGGCCAAGACAAGACTTGCCAGGCTAATGGTCCAGTTGCTGGATGAGTATATACCTGTAATCAAAGGTTCTGAAATTAATGATGATCCTCTAAAGCCCATCAGTCGTTTTGGAGATCAACTCATTGCAGAAATGGGAGATGAGACCCCGATAGATTGGATACACAGAGATCAAAGATTTTATGAAAAACTGGCAACTCCCGATGTAACTATCTCAGATCTGATCGGGGATATCGACCCCATAAAGGCTGCGAATTTAAGGCTGAGTTATGCAGATGAACGCGTAATTCATTTTGGAATGATTCCTCGTGCTAATCGAAGCATCTTTGTGATTAACGAACTCCCGGACCTTCAATCAAGAATACAAGTAGCTTTATTTAACATATTGGAAGAAGGAGATATACAGATCAGAGGTTTTCAGGTCAGATTGCCGTTGGACCTGCAATTTGTCTTTACTGCAAACCCGGAGGATTATACAAACCGAGGAAGTATAGTTACTCCTTTAAAAGACAGAATAGGTTCTCAGATTCTAACACATTATCCTGATTCAATAGCCATTGCCAAAGAAATTACCTCTCAGGAAGCGAGGCTTCAGGACAATAGGATATGCAAGATCCATATTCCAGACTTGGCCAGGGACCTTGTTGAACAAATCGGATTTGAAGCGCGAAAAAGTGAATATGTAGATAGTAAGAGTGGTGTTAGTGCGCGAATGAGTATTACTGCTTATGAAAATCTCTTAAGTACAGCTGAACATAGATGTATCGCCTCAAGTTCTGATGAAACGAGTATTCGATTTGTGGATGTGATGGGTATGATTCCATCTATTATAGGGAAAGTAGAGCTGGTATATGAAGGAGAGCAGGAAGGAGCGGCCTTTGTTGCAGAAAGGCTTATCGGTAGTGCTGCAAAGAGTATTTTTGACAATTATTTTCCAGCCATCAAAAAATTAAAGCGTGAAGATGAGAAGGATCCTTACGAGGCTGTTCTTCAGTGGTTTTTTGAACAAAGTTCTTTTGAGCTTATGGATGACGGATCGGAAGAGGAATACAGTAACGCATTAAATGGTATAACTCCCTTGGATACGCTAATAGAAACCTATATGCCAAAAGCAGAAGATGAGGACAAATTGTTTATCAAGGAATTTATTCTCTGGGCCCTGGTAGAGTACAAGAAACTGAATAAGAAAAGAATACAGAAAGGATTCGAGTTCAAGGATTCGTATGGAGCTTATTTATCAAACTTATGA
- a CDS encoding Hsp20/alpha crystallin family protein has protein sequence MNNLIVNKNGNVLRKHNAMTGFPAWTSFIDELFGEEFANVKTSNFNKGISTPKVNIKESEEAYTLDMAVPGFNKSDFVIDIEDETLSISMEVTKEDEKTEENYSRKEYGYASFKRSFSLPETVEQEKIEATYKDGILSVSIPKKEEAKPKPARKIVVG, from the coding sequence ATGAACAATCTTATAGTAAATAAAAACGGAAATGTCTTAAGAAAACATAATGCGATGACCGGATTTCCGGCATGGACTTCTTTTATCGATGAACTGTTTGGAGAAGAATTTGCGAATGTAAAAACGAGCAACTTCAACAAAGGTATTAGCACTCCTAAGGTAAATATTAAGGAGAGCGAAGAAGCGTATACGCTCGATATGGCGGTTCCGGGATTTAATAAATCAGATTTTGTTATTGATATTGAAGATGAGACTTTGTCTATTTCGATGGAAGTAACAAAAGAAGATGAAAAAACAGAAGAAAATTACTCACGTAAAGAATACGGATACGCCTCGTTTAAAAGAAGCTTTAGTCTGCCGGAGACAGTAGAACAAGAAAAAATTGAAGCTACTTATAAGGACGGTATATTAAGTGTAAGTATCCCGAAAAAAGAAGAAGCAAAGCCAAAACCAGCCAGAAAGATCGTGGTTGGATAA
- a CDS encoding vWA domain-containing protein, whose amino-acid sequence MKKEKRQLGYQFQLYSEEKKSPFEKLFDIFKELITHTSGDFDEALDWLEQLDREYQLTDENYTLDDFVEELKEKGYIREELKPDGSYDKKITAKTERAIRKNALNQIFGQIRKKGSGNHKTKSSGVGDEHTGDLREFRFGDALENINITESLKNAQINHGFGEFTLHENDLIVEDTHHKAQMSTVLMIDISHSMILYGEDRITPAKKVAMALAELITTRYAKDTLDILVFGNDAWPIRLKDLPYLEVGPYHTNTVAGLQLAMDMLRRKRNTNKQIFMITDGKPSCVRLPDGRYYKNSNGLDGFIVDKCYQMAAQARKLHIPITTFMIAKDPYLQTFVDSFTESNKGKAFYTGLDGLGEMIFHDYENNRKKRIR is encoded by the coding sequence ATGAAAAAAGAAAAACGTCAATTAGGTTATCAGTTTCAATTGTATTCCGAGGAGAAGAAAAGTCCTTTTGAAAAATTGTTTGATATTTTCAAAGAATTGATCACCCATACCTCCGGCGATTTTGATGAGGCGCTGGATTGGCTTGAACAACTGGATCGGGAGTATCAGCTTACAGATGAAAATTATACGCTTGATGATTTTGTGGAGGAATTAAAAGAAAAAGGGTACATCAGGGAAGAATTGAAACCGGATGGGTCTTATGATAAAAAAATAACGGCAAAAACCGAAAGAGCCATACGGAAGAATGCTTTAAACCAGATCTTCGGTCAAATCAGAAAAAAAGGTTCCGGAAACCACAAAACAAAGAGCAGCGGAGTTGGGGATGAACACACAGGGGACCTCAGGGAATTCAGGTTTGGAGATGCACTTGAAAATATCAATATTACGGAAAGTCTTAAAAATGCACAGATCAATCATGGCTTTGGTGAGTTTACACTCCATGAAAATGATTTGATTGTTGAGGATACTCATCATAAGGCTCAGATGAGCACCGTATTGATGATCGACATAAGCCATAGCATGATCTTATATGGCGAAGACAGGATCACGCCTGCAAAAAAAGTGGCCATGGCACTCGCTGAATTGATAACAACAAGGTATGCCAAGGATACATTGGATATTCTTGTTTTTGGCAATGATGCCTGGCCCATTCGATTAAAGGATTTACCTTATCTGGAGGTCGGGCCTTATCATACCAATACGGTTGCCGGCCTGCAACTTGCTATGGATATGCTCAGAAGGAAAAGAAACACAAACAAACAGATTTTTATGATCACGGATGGCAAACCAAGTTGCGTGCGCCTTCCGGATGGACGATATTACAAGAACAGCAACGGGCTTGATGGATTTATAGTTGACAAATGTTATCAGATGGCAGCGCAGGCCAGAAAGCTCCATATTCCGATAACAACTTTTATGATCGCAAAGGACCCTTATTTGCAAACTTTTGTGGATTCATTTACAGAATCAAACAAAGGAAAGGCCTTTTACACAGGGCTCGACGGACTGGGAGAGATGATATTTCACGATTACGAGAACAACAGAAAAAAAAGAATCAGATAA
- a CDS encoding sulfite oxidase: MKRRKFILNAGFSGIATLSGLNIVFGAKMPKGYRILGLQEPDPFKMFGLDSEMVVLNKKPFNIEAQAHLLDDKVTPNSKMFIRNNGLIPKSIDEDQWTLQIEGESVKEIKSYTLNDLKTKFKSYTYQLTLECGGNGRSEFDPPAKGNQWTVGAVHCAQWTGVRLKDVLEDSGVKEDAVYIGYHAKDVHLSGDSSKEPISRGVPIRKAYQNETLLAYEMNGAPIPLVHGFPLRLVAGGWPASASGKWIHKISVRNREHDGSKMKGMSYRVPRFPVSPGEKVEEKDMKIIESMPVKSIITYPKTGATFKKSQHLHIRGHAWAGELEVSRMEYSIDFGATWVRCDLEGPVNRLAWQHFKADILFPQIGYYEIWARATDTDGNAQPMLVPGWNPKGYLNNACHRIAVKVV; encoded by the coding sequence ATGAAAAGACGCAAATTTATACTGAATGCTGGATTTAGTGGTATCGCCACCTTATCGGGTTTGAACATCGTCTTTGGGGCGAAAATGCCCAAAGGATATAGAATACTTGGTTTACAGGAGCCTGACCCCTTTAAAATGTTCGGGCTAGACAGTGAGATGGTCGTATTAAATAAAAAGCCGTTTAATATCGAAGCTCAAGCCCATCTTCTGGATGACAAAGTTACTCCGAACAGTAAAATGTTTATTCGAAATAATGGACTAATTCCTAAATCAATTGATGAAGATCAATGGACACTGCAAATTGAGGGAGAATCTGTAAAAGAGATTAAATCCTATACGCTCAATGACCTTAAAACCAAATTCAAGTCGTACACCTATCAGTTGACATTAGAGTGTGGAGGAAACGGAAGGAGCGAATTTGATCCTCCTGCGAAAGGAAATCAATGGACCGTAGGTGCTGTTCACTGCGCTCAATGGACGGGGGTTCGGTTAAAGGATGTCCTTGAAGATTCCGGGGTCAAAGAAGATGCAGTTTATATTGGATATCACGCAAAGGATGTTCATTTAAGCGGGGACAGCAGTAAAGAACCTATTTCAAGAGGGGTCCCTATAAGGAAAGCATATCAGAATGAGACCTTATTGGCTTATGAAATGAACGGGGCTCCGATTCCACTGGTTCACGGATTTCCGCTTCGGTTGGTTGCAGGGGGGTGGCCCGCATCTGCTTCAGGTAAATGGATACATAAGATCAGTGTTCGAAATAGGGAACACGATGGTTCGAAAATGAAAGGAATGTCATATCGAGTGCCTCGATTTCCTGTATCTCCCGGTGAGAAAGTTGAGGAAAAGGATATGAAGATCATTGAGTCAATGCCCGTTAAATCAATAATTACTTATCCAAAAACGGGCGCAACATTCAAAAAATCACAGCATCTACATATCAGAGGACATGCCTGGGCCGGAGAACTTGAGGTTTCCAGAATGGAATATTCAATTGATTTTGGAGCTACCTGGGTACGATGTGATCTTGAAGGACCTGTGAACAGGCTGGCTTGGCAGCATTTTAAAGCGGATATATTATTCCCTCAAATCGGCTATTATGAAATCTGGGCGAGAGCAACCGATACGGATGGAAACGCTCAACCCATGCTTGTTCCCGGCTGGAACCCGAAAGGCTACTTGAACAACGCCTGCCATCGCATTGCGGTCAAGGTGGTTTGA
- a CDS encoding monoheme cytochrome C, producing the protein MNLHKGQHKKNIFTRILIFIAVLLFAVLIVVKLKNDSEESVRESKTLNPDIVEGIHQPTGLKDDEGLMTVVTHCTACHSAQLVIQNRMNKERWNATIRWMQETQNLWELGDNQEVIVNYLVKNYPVSSKGRRERLQNIEWYELTEE; encoded by the coding sequence ATGAACCTTCACAAAGGCCAACATAAAAAAAATATTTTTACCCGAATACTGATTTTTATTGCGGTACTGTTATTTGCAGTGCTTATCGTTGTAAAGCTAAAAAATGATTCTGAAGAGTCAGTCAGAGAGTCGAAAACTCTAAACCCTGACATTGTGGAAGGAATCCATCAACCCACAGGACTAAAGGATGACGAAGGCTTAATGACCGTTGTGACTCATTGCACGGCTTGCCACTCGGCTCAACTTGTTATACAAAACAGAATGAACAAGGAACGATGGAATGCAACGATCCGTTGGATGCAGGAAACACAAAATTTATGGGAACTGGGAGATAATCAGGAGGTTATTGTTAATTATTTAGTAAAAAACTATCCGGTTTCGAGCAAAGGAAGGCGTGAGAGGCTTCAAAATATCGAGTGGTATGAATTAACAGAAGAATAA
- a CDS encoding pseudouridine synthase — translation METNHIHFKIYKPYGMLSQLHSNDPKEVRNKTFLTELYDFPEGIMPVGRLDEKSEGLLLLTTDGKLSDTINRSGIEKEYWVQLDGIIHDDAILLLTKGVEIGINGKRYLTKPCSVARMALPAEIPKPDSRLRIERHRPSSWIKIILTEGKFRQIRKMTAAVGFPTQRLIRVRIGNIKQESPISHIVERINLSDYL, via the coding sequence ATGGAAACGAATCATATTCATTTTAAAATTTATAAACCTTATGGAATGCTGAGCCAGCTACATTCCAATGATCCAAAAGAAGTCAGGAATAAAACTTTTTTAACTGAATTGTACGATTTCCCTGAAGGAATCATGCCTGTAGGCCGGCTGGATGAAAAATCTGAGGGTTTGCTGCTACTTACAACAGATGGTAAATTATCGGACACGATTAATCGCTCCGGAATTGAAAAAGAATACTGGGTTCAATTAGACGGAATCATCCATGACGATGCAATTCTTTTATTGACAAAAGGGGTAGAAATTGGCATTAATGGAAAACGATACCTTACCAAACCTTGCTCAGTAGCAAGAATGGCCCTTCCTGCTGAAATACCCAAACCAGACTCCAGATTAAGGATTGAAAGGCACAGACCCTCGTCATGGATAAAGATAATCCTAACTGAAGGTAAATTCAGGCAAATTAGAAAAATGACGGCTGCCGTTGGATTTCCAACCCAAAGATTGATACGAGTCAGAATTGGCAATATCAAACAGGAGTCACCTATAAGTCATATCGTAGAAAGAATCAACCTTTCAGACTATTTATAA
- a CDS encoding alpha/beta hydrolase-fold protein yields MIKKIKTVLLFLICFGVFQTAFSQSDYIVKKGAIDSIYSTVLNESRKIFVEIPKDYDPESNYKYPVAFILDGEFQFNALQLVHGYYSGGFMPEMVLVGISNLNNRNRDLTTSKLDEETAPPYLQDTGGAETFTQFIEKELIPFIEEKYPVSNYRTLIGHSYAGLFTVNTLLKHSELFANYLAIDPSMDWDNQQLVKEAKEIIKTKSFKDKSLFVSLGGQLHMANKDITIDNVMKDTTVLTLFARSNIEFTEHIKKSKNDGLQLYWKFYPNDLHGTIPLPSMRDGLIDLFSWYQMENINRFNDPETPVDELSAIIKNREQKLENHFGYPEAPYPDYLLNTLGYMSMDMGQPEKALFYFKLNTEYYPDDANSYDSLADYYEAQGDKENALQNVKKAYALSGSDYHKKRVDKLSTE; encoded by the coding sequence ATGATAAAAAAAATCAAAACTGTATTGCTGTTTCTTATTTGTTTCGGAGTTTTTCAAACAGCCTTTTCTCAATCAGACTATATAGTTAAAAAAGGAGCTATAGACAGCATTTATTCAACGGTTTTAAATGAATCTAGAAAAATCTTTGTTGAGATTCCTAAAGATTATGATCCTGAAAGCAATTATAAATATCCTGTTGCCTTTATTCTCGACGGTGAATTTCAATTCAACGCCTTGCAGTTGGTTCATGGATATTACTCCGGAGGATTCATGCCGGAAATGGTTCTGGTAGGAATTTCCAATTTAAATAACAGAAACCGAGACCTTACCACCTCTAAGCTGGATGAAGAAACCGCTCCTCCATATTTACAGGATACGGGTGGAGCAGAAACATTTACCCAATTTATCGAAAAAGAATTGATTCCTTTTATAGAAGAGAAATACCCGGTTAGTAACTACAGGACCCTGATAGGTCATTCGTATGCCGGTTTGTTTACCGTAAATACCTTGCTCAAACATTCTGAGTTATTTGCCAATTATTTAGCCATAGACCCAAGTATGGACTGGGATAATCAACAACTGGTAAAGGAAGCTAAAGAAATTATAAAGACTAAAAGTTTTAAGGATAAATCATTATTTGTTTCCCTGGGAGGACAACTTCATATGGCAAATAAGGATATCACAATCGACAATGTTATGAAAGATACTACCGTATTGACGCTGTTTGCCAGATCAAATATTGAATTTACTGAACATATAAAAAAGAGTAAAAATGATGGCTTGCAGCTTTACTGGAAGTTTTACCCGAATGATTTGCATGGAACAATTCCGCTTCCATCTATGAGAGACGGATTAATCGATTTGTTTTCCTGGTATCAGATGGAAAATATAAACCGATTTAATGATCCTGAAACACCAGTAGATGAATTGTCTGCAATCATCAAAAACCGTGAACAAAAACTGGAAAATCATTTTGGATATCCTGAAGCTCCTTATCCGGATTATTTATTGAATACACTGGGATATATGAGTATGGATATGGGCCAGCCGGAAAAAGCTTTATTCTATTTTAAACTGAATACTGAATACTATCCGGATGATGCCAACTCTTATGATTCTTTAGCAGATTATTATGAGGCTCAGGGAGATAAAGAGAATGCGCTTCAAAATGTAAAAAAGGCTTATGCTTTAAGTGGATCGGATTATCACAAAAAAAGAGTAGATAAATTAAGCACAGAATAG
- a CDS encoding carboxypeptidase-like regulatory domain-containing protein, whose product MKGFFSILLCTAMLSFPLFLRAQETEYSFFEIVDDSNSQPLVYATVIMTRTGIGVISDEKGNFRIPNRFIQANDTLRISSIGYRTTKFNIISSNKGNIQQFRIKRQIEALNEVVLNFNKKQKNLSARRIVIEAIKKIQDNYSRTPFAFTAYYRDYQKIIDAEELEPDHPLKFQEYVNLNEGIVKVFDEGFGTNKYSSDLNQAVLFSYGLNKSFYTDSVLSRPYDNYNEKYLKNVTVSPLGGNELYLLHIGDAVRNHDVKSFSFVDVLENDFVRNHHFKIDKLMYQDEEAIYKIDFTSSVLGMDKYFKASGSIYIDKHNFAIHQLQYVNRDARSKAPLYEVNVAYKNHGDQFYLNYLMFNNYFDVKHGDIFKVEKVNYHYESDTFTIVFNHGLNADSIRDPRRQFNFYYKKKRIEIVRINIVNQKTIRVAVFPFDDEVERKEFPDDIAYDIKNLQDVLGNTINQGPTIKVKQYRELFVQEVETESGLNKELKFVKKTSPLAQSEIYIKEGIDKFWVNSPLKESEQ is encoded by the coding sequence ATGAAAGGGTTTTTTTCAATTTTGCTATGTACCGCGATGCTTTCCTTCCCTTTGTTTTTGAGAGCACAAGAAACAGAATATTCCTTTTTTGAAATTGTCGATGATTCGAATTCTCAACCTTTGGTTTATGCAACAGTTATTATGACCCGAACGGGGATCGGCGTGATCTCAGATGAAAAAGGAAATTTTAGAATTCCTAACAGATTCATTCAGGCGAATGACACGCTAAGGATTTCAAGTATAGGTTACAGAACCACAAAATTTAATATCATTTCCTCAAACAAAGGAAATATTCAACAGTTCAGAATCAAGCGACAGATAGAGGCTTTGAATGAAGTTGTTTTAAATTTCAATAAGAAACAAAAGAATCTATCGGCCAGGCGTATAGTAATTGAAGCCATCAAAAAGATTCAAGACAATTATTCCAGAACCCCTTTTGCATTTACAGCTTACTACAGGGATTATCAAAAAATTATTGATGCCGAGGAACTTGAACCCGATCATCCATTGAAATTTCAGGAATATGTAAATTTAAATGAAGGGATCGTTAAGGTTTTTGATGAGGGTTTTGGTACAAATAAATATTCAAGCGACCTTAATCAGGCCGTCCTTTTTTCTTATGGACTGAATAAATCGTTTTATACAGATAGTGTCCTTTCGCGACCCTATGACAATTATAATGAAAAGTATCTTAAAAATGTTACGGTTTCCCCTTTAGGAGGCAATGAGTTGTATTTATTGCATATCGGAGATGCGGTAAGAAACCATGATGTCAAATCATTTTCATTTGTGGATGTGCTTGAAAATGATTTTGTCAGAAATCATCACTTTAAAATAGACAAGTTGATGTATCAGGACGAAGAAGCCATTTACAAGATAGATTTCACTTCTTCTGTCTTAGGCATGGATAAGTACTTTAAGGCCTCTGGATCTATCTATATCGATAAGCATAACTTTGCCATTCATCAATTACAATATGTAAATCGGGATGCCCGGTCAAAAGCTCCTTTGTATGAGGTAAACGTTGCCTATAAAAACCATGGAGATCAGTTTTATTTGAACTACTTGATGTTTAATAATTATTTTGACGTAAAACACGGCGATATCTTTAAGGTTGAAAAAGTAAACTACCATTATGAAAGTGATACTTTTACTATTGTTTTTAATCACGGTCTTAATGCAGACTCAATTAGAGATCCTCGCAGACAATTCAATTTTTATTATAAGAAAAAAAGAATTGAGATAGTCAGGATCAATATTGTAAACCAGAAAACCATAAGGGTAGCCGTATTTCCTTTTGATGATGAAGTCGAAAGAAAGGAGTTTCCGGATGATATTGCTTATGACATAAAGAACCTGCAGGATGTACTCGGAAATACCATAAATCAGGGCCCGACCATAAAAGTCAAGCAATACAGAGAGCTATTTGTACAGGAAGTCGAAACGGAAAGTGGATTGAATAAAGAACTTAAATTTGTAAAAAAAACTTCGCCTTTAGCACAATCTGAGATTTATATTAAAGAGGGAATTGATAAATTCTGGGTAAATTCTCCCTTAAAGGAAAGTGAGCAATAA